The Apium graveolens cultivar Ventura chromosome 6, ASM990537v1, whole genome shotgun sequence genome contains a region encoding:
- the LOC141665113 gene encoding uncharacterized protein LOC141665113 isoform X2: MAIDADQKPSRTATKHHRNSDDESEKISKRHKHRHHHHHRRHKHHHRSKKHDDIQIDDVANGEDALAPVPAPAVVVSNGNWQPDYDMEEGEIVDDDCGVGVDTEKNMDCSIQLTEGVGLALDGGSFNVEDQNRKVGSGPVVFGEGNTDGGDKGNATYTGKGVSSLDTEICDQVDLQVSSNLENHVNGDIVTDKRKKSLEVSRDEILAKGMGYTDDEDEFKGHSKLSRSETPIERRKSSDSSLLQERCNERYRSTNRSASRDRGRDRSQSQSLVRDMSLLDTHRDGAYDTEEKHTIVSDDESLSKHQRNRRGGSQDNVRDKRRERSSSYYSRHSVRADDRIQETSDYNKDKSCDEREIVREKDRNRDREKNREREKNRKSEMERDRERHRKRDRSMERERDRERDRSMERERKRDRITERGRERDRERDRVRRGRDGERRDKERNRTREEEDIRHGKYHDADNVSKKEMHSDHRSQRLDDKEYSDRVRKNEEEILSSRIDHSEKETKELHRDDDEEDYQETVVLHPAEQEEEDLIRIKEESRRRRQAILEKYKAQQLQQKDELKSEEKVMESPKQPSKSVAGSHSGQFESADMFLNDASFSLGKSPENTEPPGLKISGTGTLGEGTPKSERSEDMFCDDIFGDSPAGVRKQGKGDGLKIERSGLHDNWDDAEGYYSYRFGEVLDGRYEVIAAHGKGVYSNVVRARDLKAGSGDPEEVAIKIIRSNDTMYKAGLEELVILKKLVGADPEDRRHCVRFLSNFKYRNHLCLVFESLHMNLREVLKKFGRNIGLKLTAVRAYAKQLFIALKHLKNCGVLHSDIKPDNMLVNEAKNVLKLSDFGNAMFAGKNEITPYLVSRFYRAPEIILGLPYDHPMDIWSVGCCLYELYSGKVLFPGPSNNDMLRLHMELKGPFPKKMIRKGAFTDQHFDQDMNFLATEEDPVTKKAIKRLILNIKPKDISTIVLGSAGEDPKMLANFKDILEKIFVLDPDKRITVSQALSHPFITGK; encoded by the exons ATGGCAATCGACGCCGATCAAAAACCGTCACGCACCGCCACAAAACACCACCGTAACTCCGACGACGAATCGGAGAAAATCTCCAAGCGCCACAAGCACCGTCATCACCACCACCACCGCCGTCACAAACACCACCACCGATCCAAAAAACACGATGACATTCAAATTGATGATGTTGCGAATGGTGAGGATGCGTTAGCGCCTGTACCTGCTCCGGCTGTTGTTGTTTCCAATGGGAATTGGCAACCGGATTATGATATGGAAGAAGGCGAGATTGTCGATGATGATTGCGGTGTTGGTGTCGATACGGAGAAGAATATGGATTGTTCTATTCAATTGACG GAGGGGGTTGGACTGGCACTTGATGGTGGTAGCTTTAATGTAGAGGACCAGAACAGGAAAGTTGGTAGTGGCCCGGTGGTGTTTGGAGAGGGTAACACTGATGGCGGTGACAAGGGTAATGCAACATATACTGGAAAAGGAGTAAGTAGTTTGGATACTGAGATTTGCGATCAGGTAGACTTGCAAGTAAGTTCAAACCTAGAAAATCATGTCAATGGTGATATTGTTACAGACAAGCGGAAGAAATCTTTGGAAGTTTCCCGAGATGAAATATTGGCCAAGGGGATGGGGTAcacagatgatgaagatgaaTTTAAAGGTCACAGCAAATTATCGCGGTCGGAAACTCCAATTGAGAGGCGCAAGTCTTCAGATTCTTCTCTGTTGCAAGAAAGATGCAATgaaaggtatcgtagtactaaTCGATCGGCATCACGTGATCGAGGTAGGGATAGGTCACAATCACAAAGCCTTGTTCGAGATATGTCACTTTTGGATACACATCGGGATGGTGCTTATGACACAGAGGAGAAGCATACTATAGTTTCTGATGATGAATCTCTAAGTAAACACCAACGGAATAGACGAGGTGGCAGCCAAGACAATGTTAGGGATAAAAGAAGGGAACGCAGTTCAAGTTATTATAGCAGACATAGTGTACGAGCCGATGATCGGATTCAAGAGACTTCCGATTACAATAAAGATAAAAGTTGCGATGAGCGAGAAATTGTCAGGGAAAAGGATAGAAACAGAGACAGGGAGAAAAATAGAGAGAGGGAGAAAAACAGAAAAAGTGAAAtggagagagatagagagaggcATCGTAAGAGGGACAGGAGTATGGAGAGGGAGAGGGATCGGGAGAGGGACAGGAGCATGGAGAGGGAGCGGAAAAGGGACAGGATTACAGAGAGGGGAAGAGAGAGGGACAGGGAGAGAGATAGGGTTAGGAGAGGGAGAGATGGAGAAAGGAGGGACAAAGAAAGAAATAGAACCAGGGAGGAAGAGGATATCCGCCATGGTAAATATCATGATGCTGATAATGTTAGCAAAAAAGAAATGCATAGTGATCATAGGAGTCAAAGGTTAGATGATAAAGAGTACAGTGACAGAGTAAGAAAAAATGAAGAAGAGATACTTAGCAGTAGAATCGATCATTCAGAGAAGGAAACTAAAGAATTACACAG agatgatgatgaagaagattaTCAAGAAACGGTTGTTTTGCACCCTGCGGAACAGGAGGAAGAAGATCTTATCAGAATTAAAGAGGAGAGTAGAAGGCGAAGACAAGCCATTCTTGAGAAATATAAAGCCCAGCAATTACAACAGAAGGATGAGTTGAAGTCGGAGGAGAAGG TTATGGAGAGTCCTAAGCAGCCATCTAAATCAGTGGCAGGAAGTCATAGTGGTCAGTTTGAATCTGCAGACATGTTCCTTAATGACGCATCATTTTCCCTGGGAAAGTCTCCTGAAAACACGGAGCCTCCTGGCTTGAAGATTTCTGGAACTGGGACACTGGGAGAGGGTACTCCAAAG AGTGAAAGATCAGAAGACATGTTTTGTGATGATATATTTGGAGACTCTCCTGCCGGAGTTCGCAAACAG GGAAAAGGAGATGGGTTAAAGATTGAAAGGAGCGGCCTTCATGATAATTGGGACGATGCTGAGGGGTATTACA GCTATCGCTTTGGAGAAGTGCTTGATGGCCGATACGAAGTTATTGCTGCTCATGGCAAAGGTGTATATTCAAATGTTGTTCGTGCAAGGGATCTCAAGGCTGGATCTGGTGATCCGGAAGAGGTGGCAATTAAAATTATTCGCAGTAATGATACAAT GTACAAAGCCGGTCTTGAGGAATTAGTTATTTTAAAGAAGTTGGTTGGTGCTGACCCGGAGGACAGGAGACACTGCGTTCGTTTTCTTTCGAATTTCAAGTACAGAAATCATCTTTGTTTGGTTTTTGAATCTCTTCATATGAATCTTCGTGAGGTGCTAAAAAAGTTTGGCCGTAATATTGGACTAAAACTAACAGCTGTGAGAGCGTATGCAAAACAACTATTTATTGCGCTGAAGCATCTGAAGAATTGCGGGGTTCTTCATTCTGACATTAAACCAGACAACATGCTA GTAAACGAGGCCAAAAATGTGCTGAAACTTTCTGATTTTGGTAATGCTATGTTTGCTGGGAAAAACGAAATAACACCATACCTTGTGAGCCGCTTTTATCGTGCTCCTGAAATAA TTCTGGGCCTGCCTTATGACCATCCAATGGATATATGGTCAGTTGGCTGCTGTTTATATGAGCTTTATAGCGGAAAAGTTCTTTTCCCTGGTCCTTCAAACAATGACATGCTTCGCCTCCACATGGAACTGAAGGGTCCTTTTCCAAAAAAGATGATCCGTAAG GGAGCATTTACGGATCAGCACTTTGACCAGGATATGAATTTTCTTGCCACGGAGGAGGATCCTGTTACTAAGAAG GCTATAAAAAGGTTGATTCTTAATATCAAGCCAAAAGATATTAGTACTATAGTTTTGGGTTCTGCTGGTGAAGATCCAAAGATGTTAGCTAACTTTAAGGATATTCTTGAAAAAATATTTGTGCTGGATCCAGACAAGAGGATTACGGTATCACAAGCACTGAGCCATCCCTTCATCACGGGCAAGTGA
- the LOC141665113 gene encoding uncharacterized protein LOC141665113 isoform X1 — translation MAIDADQKPSRTATKHHRNSDDESEKISKRHKHRHHHHHRRHKHHHRSKKHDDIQIDDVANGEDALAPVPAPAVVVSNGNWQPDYDMEEGEIVDDDCGVGVDTEKNMDCSIQLTEGVGLALDGGSFNVEDQNRKVGSGPVVFGEGNTDGGDKGNATYTGKGVSSLDTEICDQVDLQVSSNLENHVNGDIVTDKRKKSLEVSRDEILAKGMGYTDDEDEFKGHSKLSRSETPIERRKSSDSSLLQERCNERYRSTNRSASRDRGRDRSQSQSLVRDMSLLDTHRDGAYDTEEKHTIVSDDESLSKHQRNRRGGSQDNVRDKRRERSSSYYSRHSVRADDRIQETSDYNKDKSCDEREIVREKDRNRDREKNREREKNRKSEMERDRERHRKRDRSMERERDRERDRSMERERKRDRITERGRERDRERDRVRRGRDGERRDKERNRTREEEDIRHGKYHDADNVSKKEMHSDHRSQRLDDKEYSDRVRKNEEEILSSRIDHSEKETKELHRDDDEEDYQETVVLHPAEQEEEDLIRIKEESRRRRQAILEKYKAQQLQQKDELKSEEKVMESPKQPSKSVAGSHSGQFESADMFLNDASFSLGKSPENTEPPGLKISGTGTLGEGTPKSERSEDMFCDDIFGDSPAGVRKQGKGDGLKIERSGLHDNWDDAEGYYSYRFGEVLDGRYEVIAAHGKGVYSNVVRARDLKAGSGDPEEVAIKIIRSNDTMYKAGLEELVILKKLVGADPEDRRHCVRFLSNFKYRNHLCLVFESLHMNLREVLKKFGRNIGLKLTAVRAYAKQLFIALKHLKNCGVLHSDIKPDNMLVNEAKNVLKLSDFGNAMFAGKNEITPYLVSRFYRAPEIILGLPYDHPMDIWSVGCCLYELYSGKVLFPGPSNNDMLRLHMELKGPFPKKMIRKGAFTDQHFDQDMNFLATEEDPVTKKAIKRLILNIKPKDISTIVLGSAGEDPKMLANFKDILEKIFVLDPDKRITVSQALSHPFITVL, via the exons ATGGCAATCGACGCCGATCAAAAACCGTCACGCACCGCCACAAAACACCACCGTAACTCCGACGACGAATCGGAGAAAATCTCCAAGCGCCACAAGCACCGTCATCACCACCACCACCGCCGTCACAAACACCACCACCGATCCAAAAAACACGATGACATTCAAATTGATGATGTTGCGAATGGTGAGGATGCGTTAGCGCCTGTACCTGCTCCGGCTGTTGTTGTTTCCAATGGGAATTGGCAACCGGATTATGATATGGAAGAAGGCGAGATTGTCGATGATGATTGCGGTGTTGGTGTCGATACGGAGAAGAATATGGATTGTTCTATTCAATTGACG GAGGGGGTTGGACTGGCACTTGATGGTGGTAGCTTTAATGTAGAGGACCAGAACAGGAAAGTTGGTAGTGGCCCGGTGGTGTTTGGAGAGGGTAACACTGATGGCGGTGACAAGGGTAATGCAACATATACTGGAAAAGGAGTAAGTAGTTTGGATACTGAGATTTGCGATCAGGTAGACTTGCAAGTAAGTTCAAACCTAGAAAATCATGTCAATGGTGATATTGTTACAGACAAGCGGAAGAAATCTTTGGAAGTTTCCCGAGATGAAATATTGGCCAAGGGGATGGGGTAcacagatgatgaagatgaaTTTAAAGGTCACAGCAAATTATCGCGGTCGGAAACTCCAATTGAGAGGCGCAAGTCTTCAGATTCTTCTCTGTTGCAAGAAAGATGCAATgaaaggtatcgtagtactaaTCGATCGGCATCACGTGATCGAGGTAGGGATAGGTCACAATCACAAAGCCTTGTTCGAGATATGTCACTTTTGGATACACATCGGGATGGTGCTTATGACACAGAGGAGAAGCATACTATAGTTTCTGATGATGAATCTCTAAGTAAACACCAACGGAATAGACGAGGTGGCAGCCAAGACAATGTTAGGGATAAAAGAAGGGAACGCAGTTCAAGTTATTATAGCAGACATAGTGTACGAGCCGATGATCGGATTCAAGAGACTTCCGATTACAATAAAGATAAAAGTTGCGATGAGCGAGAAATTGTCAGGGAAAAGGATAGAAACAGAGACAGGGAGAAAAATAGAGAGAGGGAGAAAAACAGAAAAAGTGAAAtggagagagatagagagaggcATCGTAAGAGGGACAGGAGTATGGAGAGGGAGAGGGATCGGGAGAGGGACAGGAGCATGGAGAGGGAGCGGAAAAGGGACAGGATTACAGAGAGGGGAAGAGAGAGGGACAGGGAGAGAGATAGGGTTAGGAGAGGGAGAGATGGAGAAAGGAGGGACAAAGAAAGAAATAGAACCAGGGAGGAAGAGGATATCCGCCATGGTAAATATCATGATGCTGATAATGTTAGCAAAAAAGAAATGCATAGTGATCATAGGAGTCAAAGGTTAGATGATAAAGAGTACAGTGACAGAGTAAGAAAAAATGAAGAAGAGATACTTAGCAGTAGAATCGATCATTCAGAGAAGGAAACTAAAGAATTACACAG agatgatgatgaagaagattaTCAAGAAACGGTTGTTTTGCACCCTGCGGAACAGGAGGAAGAAGATCTTATCAGAATTAAAGAGGAGAGTAGAAGGCGAAGACAAGCCATTCTTGAGAAATATAAAGCCCAGCAATTACAACAGAAGGATGAGTTGAAGTCGGAGGAGAAGG TTATGGAGAGTCCTAAGCAGCCATCTAAATCAGTGGCAGGAAGTCATAGTGGTCAGTTTGAATCTGCAGACATGTTCCTTAATGACGCATCATTTTCCCTGGGAAAGTCTCCTGAAAACACGGAGCCTCCTGGCTTGAAGATTTCTGGAACTGGGACACTGGGAGAGGGTACTCCAAAG AGTGAAAGATCAGAAGACATGTTTTGTGATGATATATTTGGAGACTCTCCTGCCGGAGTTCGCAAACAG GGAAAAGGAGATGGGTTAAAGATTGAAAGGAGCGGCCTTCATGATAATTGGGACGATGCTGAGGGGTATTACA GCTATCGCTTTGGAGAAGTGCTTGATGGCCGATACGAAGTTATTGCTGCTCATGGCAAAGGTGTATATTCAAATGTTGTTCGTGCAAGGGATCTCAAGGCTGGATCTGGTGATCCGGAAGAGGTGGCAATTAAAATTATTCGCAGTAATGATACAAT GTACAAAGCCGGTCTTGAGGAATTAGTTATTTTAAAGAAGTTGGTTGGTGCTGACCCGGAGGACAGGAGACACTGCGTTCGTTTTCTTTCGAATTTCAAGTACAGAAATCATCTTTGTTTGGTTTTTGAATCTCTTCATATGAATCTTCGTGAGGTGCTAAAAAAGTTTGGCCGTAATATTGGACTAAAACTAACAGCTGTGAGAGCGTATGCAAAACAACTATTTATTGCGCTGAAGCATCTGAAGAATTGCGGGGTTCTTCATTCTGACATTAAACCAGACAACATGCTA GTAAACGAGGCCAAAAATGTGCTGAAACTTTCTGATTTTGGTAATGCTATGTTTGCTGGGAAAAACGAAATAACACCATACCTTGTGAGCCGCTTTTATCGTGCTCCTGAAATAA TTCTGGGCCTGCCTTATGACCATCCAATGGATATATGGTCAGTTGGCTGCTGTTTATATGAGCTTTATAGCGGAAAAGTTCTTTTCCCTGGTCCTTCAAACAATGACATGCTTCGCCTCCACATGGAACTGAAGGGTCCTTTTCCAAAAAAGATGATCCGTAAG GGAGCATTTACGGATCAGCACTTTGACCAGGATATGAATTTTCTTGCCACGGAGGAGGATCCTGTTACTAAGAAG GCTATAAAAAGGTTGATTCTTAATATCAAGCCAAAAGATATTAGTACTATAGTTTTGGGTTCTGCTGGTGAAGATCCAAAGATGTTAGCTAACTTTAAGGATATTCTTGAAAAAATATTTGTGCTGGATCCAGACAAGAGGATTACGGTATCACAAGCACTGAGCCATCCCTTCATCACGG TTCTCTAA
- the LOC141667359 gene encoding uncharacterized protein LOC141667359 gives MGRHIDALFGRNTFKASKLKPIVGLAISRLAIFKNQRQARSNIARSDVVQLLNLGHHERAFIRVEQVIKEQSMLQVFVMIEGYCHILNERAGLIVKQKVCPDELDEAISSLLYAATKCGEFPELQKIRSILTSWFGDEFAVQAIELSNKTGSNRKIVQMLTTRQPSLDKKFKVLKEIASENGISLENEERSFIIKQEKLAVERKSNRPKVERQDKSGMSEINDNCLILPEGTEKVKNLSDSMKGRLYKDVADAAQEAFESAAYAALAARAAVELSRAESLDPDDKISPESQFGRVLNARDSINTRQQTSWEIYTSEIENMNIVLTFENLPQIQSCQSLADDEEIHMTSMDNMFEQQKDVSGIKRSSSNLSSESSLNSAENIQTATSSPDINGWTIAFDPSDDEKDS, from the exons ATGGGAAGGCATATTGATGCGTTATTTGGAAGGAACACCTTCAAAGCTTCCAAACTCAAACCCATTGTTGGCCTCGCCATCTCTCGACTCGCGATATTTAAGAACCAGCGCCAGGCTCGTAGTAACATTGCACGGTCTGATGTTGTCCAGCTCCTCAACCTTGGTCATCACGAGCGTGCTTTCATTAGG GTTGAACAAGTGATCAAGGAGCAGAGCATGTTGCAGGTATTTGTTATGATAGAAGGCTATTGTCATATTCTAAATGAGAGGGCCGGCCTTATAGTAAAACAAAA GGTTTGTCCGGATGAGCTGGATGAGGCGATATCAAGCTTATTGTATGCTGCTACCAAATGTGGTGAGTTCCCGGAGCTTCAGAAGATTCGTTCAATTCTCACATCTTGGTTTGGTGATGAGTTCGCGGTGCAGGCTATTGAGTTGAGCAATAAGACTGGTTCTAATCGTAAG ATTGTACAAATGCTGACAACTAGACAACCAAGCTTGGATAAAAAATTCAAGGTGCTCAAAGAAATTGCTTCAGAAAACGGCATTAGTCTAGAAAATGAGGAAAGATCATTTATAATAAAACAG GAGAAATTGGCTGTTGAGCGGAAGTCGAATCGGCCTAAGGTAGAGCGACAAGACAAATCAGGAATGTCTGAGATTAACGATAATTGCTTAATATTGCCCGAGGGTACGGAGAAAGTAAAGAATCTGTCTGATTCGATGAAAGGAAGGTTGTACAAGGACGTAGCAGACGCAGCACAAGAAGCTTTTGAGTCTGCAGCATATGCAGCACTAGCCGCGAGAGCAGCTGTGGAACTCTCTCGCGCTGAATCACTTGATCCTGATGATAAAATTAGTCCAGAATCTCAGTTTGGAAGGGTATTGAACGCCCGTGATTCCATAAATACCAGACAACAAACTAGTTGGGAGATATATACAAGTGAAATTGAGAATATGAATATTGTTTTGACATTTGAGAATTTACCTCAAATTCAGTCTTGCCAATCCCTAGCCGATGATGAGGAGATACACATGACAAGTATGGATAACATGTTCGAACAGCAGAAGGATGTTTCTGGAATCAAGAGATCATCATCTAATTTAAGTTCAGAGTCTTCTTTAAATTCAGCTGAGAACATTCAAACTGCTACAAGTTCTCCGGATATCAATGGTTGGACGATAGCATTTGATCCAAGTGATGATGAGAAGGATAGCTAA
- the LOC141667875 gene encoding putative carboxylesterase 6, producing MRIRKMVAITADPTLSTKVAKNCSQQPRVVTEEIHGLIKVYKDGHVERPQIVPCVTSNTLAPELGITSHDIVIDKFTGVWARFYVPNCSGNKLPLLVYFHGGGFCVGSAAWSCYHDFLARLAAKAGCIIMSVNYRLAPENPLPAAYDDGIKALMWVKQQATYSTRELWSSKCDFSRMFLAGDSAGANIAYNVVTRLNFSVALRGIILIQPFFGGEGRTHSEKYMVQPPHSALSLGTSDTYWRLSLPSGSSRDHPWSNPTAKGINKMEMKKLSMPIMVCVSELDILKDRNMELCNALAMSGSKVECLMSKGVGHAFQVLSKSQISQTRASEMISHIKAFINR from the coding sequence ATGAGAATAAGAAAAATGGTTGCCATAACCGCAGATCCAACTCTGAGCACTAAAGTTGCCAAAAACTGCTCTCAGCAACCTCGAGTTGTGACCGAGGAGATTCATGGCCTCATTAAGGTCTACAAAGACGGACATGTGGAACGACCACAGATCGTTCCATGTGTCACGAGTAACACGTTAGCCCCGGAGCTTGGCATCACCTCTCACGACATAGTTATTGACAAGTTCACGGGCGTTTGGGCGCGTTTTTATGTCCCGAATTGTAGTGGCAATAAGCTCCCTTTGCTTGTGTATTTCCATGGTGGTGGATTTTGTGTTGGCTCCGCTGCTTGGAGTTGCTACCATGATTTTTTAGCACGGTTGGCTGCTAAAGCCGGATGTATTATCATGTCTGTTAATTACAGATTGGCTCCGGAAAATCCTCTGCCAGCAGCGTATGATGATGGAATAAAAGCTCTAATGTGGGTGAAACAGCAAGCAACATATTCAACACGTGAATTATGGTCTAGCAAATGTGACTTCTCTCGTATGTTTTTAGCTGGTGATAGTGCTGGTGCCAATATAGCCTACAATGTGGTCACACGGTTAAATTTTAGCGTGGCGCTTAGAGGGATTATACTAATTCAACCATTTTTTGGTGGTGAAGGAAGAACTCATTCGGAGAAATACATGGTTCAGCCACCTCACTCTGCTCTTAGCTTGGGGACTTCTGATACATATTGGCGATTATCGTTGCCCTCTGGTTCGAGTCGTGACCATCCGTGGTCCAATCCAACAGCTAAGGGGATAAACAAAATGGAGATGAAGAAATTATCAATGCCTATAATGGTGTGCGTATCAGAATTGGACATACTAAAAGATAGAAACATGGAGTTATGTAATGCTTTGGCAATGTCAGGGAGCAAAGTGGAATGTTTGATGTCTAAAGGAGTTGGACATGCATTTCAAGTTCTGAGCAAATCTCAGATTTCACAAACTCGTGCAAGTGAGATGATCTCCCACATCAAGGCATTCATTAACAGATGA